In Deltaproteobacteria bacterium, a genomic segment contains:
- a CDS encoding UDP-glucose 6-dehydrogenase, which yields MKKMEFEKDILCIGAGYVGGPTMAMIAAKCPQYKVTVVDINAERIAAWQSDDLPIYEPGLLDVVKEARGRNLFFSTDIDSNIKRADIIFVSVNTPTKTFGEGAGKAADLQYWEKTARDILRLSDSDKIIIEKSTLPVRTAEAMERILNSNGKGIHFEVLSNPEFLAEGTAVADLECPDRVLIGSREKESGRKARQEIVDIYANWVSRDKIVTSNVWSSELSKLVANAFLAQRISSINSISALCEKTDAHVSEVAYAVGMDSRIGSKFLKASVGFGGSCFKKDILNLVYICETYGLHDVAQYWENVIKINEYQERRFVQNMRCALFNSIANKRIAIFGFAFKADTGDTRESPALYVVRQLLEERAKVVVTDPQALENARLDLDEFGDAIQFTDDPYEAAKGAHAVAIVTEWEEYKRLDYERIYNDLEKPAFIFDGRNILDHRRMHDLGFNVYAIGKPPLTHFKE from the coding sequence ATGAAAAAGATGGAATTTGAAAAAGATATTCTTTGTATCGGTGCCGGTTACGTGGGTGGCCCCACAATGGCTATGATAGCGGCCAAATGTCCGCAATATAAGGTGACAGTCGTAGATATTAATGCAGAAAGAATCGCCGCCTGGCAAAGTGATGATTTGCCCATTTATGAGCCGGGATTGCTTGATGTCGTGAAAGAAGCGAGGGGCAGGAACCTGTTTTTCTCAACAGATATCGACTCGAATATAAAGCGTGCAGATATAATTTTTGTTTCAGTGAACACGCCCACTAAAACTTTTGGTGAAGGGGCGGGAAAGGCGGCAGATCTTCAATATTGGGAAAAGACGGCAAGAGACATATTGCGGCTTTCTGACTCGGATAAAATTATCATTGAAAAAAGCACGCTTCCTGTCAGAACGGCAGAGGCCATGGAACGCATACTTAACTCAAATGGCAAAGGCATTCATTTTGAGGTTTTATCAAACCCCGAGTTTCTCGCTGAAGGGACGGCTGTTGCCGATCTTGAATGTCCCGACCGGGTTCTTATCGGTTCCCGTGAAAAGGAGAGTGGCAGAAAAGCAAGGCAGGAAATCGTTGATATTTATGCTAACTGGGTTTCACGGGATAAAATAGTTACAAGTAATGTGTGGAGTTCTGAATTATCCAAACTTGTTGCAAATGCATTTCTTGCCCAGCGGATTTCTTCGATCAACAGCATTTCGGCTTTATGTGAAAAAACAGATGCTCATGTGAGTGAAGTTGCTTATGCCGTCGGCATGGATAGCCGTATCGGCAGCAAGTTTCTTAAGGCAAGTGTCGGATTTGGCGGCTCATGTTTTAAAAAAGATATTCTCAACCTCGTATACATTTGTGAAACCTATGGCCTTCATGACGTTGCGCAGTACTGGGAAAATGTGATCAAGATAAATGAATACCAGGAGAGGCGCTTTGTTCAGAATATGCGTTGCGCTCTTTTTAACAGTATTGCCAATAAGCGGATTGCCATTTTTGGGTTTGCCTTTAAGGCGGATACGGGCGATACGAGGGAATCTCCCGCTTTGTATGTTGTCCGCCAACTGCTTGAAGAACGGGCAAAGGTTGTTGTCACCGACCCTCAGGCGCTGGAAAATGCAAGGCTGGACCTTGATGAATTCGGTGACGCTATCCAGTTTACTGATGATCCCTATGAAGCGGCTAAAGGCGCACATGCCGTGGCCATTGTTACCGAATGGGAAGAATATAAGAGACTGGATTATGAAAGGATCTATAATGATCTGGAAAAACCGGCTTTTATTTTTGACGGAAGGAATATTCTTGATCACCGGAGAATGCATGATCTGGGTTTTAACGTTTACGCCATCGGTAAACCGCCACTCACGCATTTCAAGGAATAA
- a CDS encoding EpsI family protein, which translates to MSNKVFYNLRFFTVLFLLISAFIFRLYWSPGTGVPLKKNFVDFPLEISGWKGRSATLDKEVLHVLGLTDYMMRDYVPLNSLSRLRATLPINLYVGYYASQAKGKTYHSPKNCLPGSGWELTGIDTVPVDFNGTTYKINKVLIQKGLEKQLVLYWFQDRGRVIASEYWAKIYLVFDSVMKKRTDGTFIRIMAPVKSSLDDTLKEEILFAKSMFPFLKEHLPD; encoded by the coding sequence ATGAGTAATAAGGTATTTTACAATTTACGTTTCTTTACAGTCCTTTTTCTGCTCATTTCTGCTTTCATCTTCCGGCTTTACTGGTCGCCCGGCACAGGTGTTCCTTTAAAAAAGAACTTTGTCGATTTTCCTCTTGAAATTTCAGGATGGAAAGGCCGTTCAGCGACACTCGATAAAGAGGTTCTCCATGTTTTAGGCTTAACGGATTACATGATGAGAGATTATGTTCCTCTTAATTCTTTATCTCGGCTTAGGGCCACATTGCCCATAAATTTATATGTAGGTTATTATGCGTCCCAGGCAAAGGGGAAAACCTATCATTCCCCAAAGAACTGCCTGCCCGGGAGTGGTTGGGAGTTGACGGGAATTGATACTGTGCCTGTTGATTTTAACGGGACCACCTATAAAATCAACAAGGTATTAATTCAAAAAGGGCTTGAAAAGCAGCTCGTTCTTTACTGGTTTCAGGACCGGGGGAGAGTCATTGCAAGCGAATACTGGGCAAAAATTTACCTGGTTTTCGATTCTGTAATGAAAAAAAGAACGGACGGCACCTTTATAAGGATAATGGCGCCTGTAAAAAGTTCACTTGATGATACACTTAAAGAAGAAATTCTTTTTGCCAAATCAATGTTTCCCTTTCTGAAAGAACATTTGCCGGACTGA
- a CDS encoding CAAX prenyl protease-related protein, producing MTISVLSKPWIPRVFPFALYILFIPLESAFEFILANNTAALYLTPFFYTVRILLVIIALIYFRNAYDELKWEGINRQGLILSLFIGAMVFILWINLDQDFAKQGENKSFDPNLLPDVFYYIFIIIRLTGASLIVPLFEELFWRSFILRYIINPDFTSIRIGAFTWPSFIIASVLFGLEHNLWLAGIVAGVLYNMLLYRTKNLYLCIMAHGMTNLLLGIYVIKTGLWAFW from the coding sequence TTGACCATAAGCGTTTTATCCAAACCGTGGATTCCCAGGGTTTTTCCTTTTGCCCTTTACATACTTTTTATTCCCCTCGAATCAGCCTTTGAATTTATTTTGGCAAATAATACTGCCGCCCTCTATTTGACGCCTTTCTTTTATACCGTCAGGATTCTCCTTGTCATCATTGCTCTCATTTATTTCCGGAACGCATATGATGAGCTTAAATGGGAAGGTATTAATCGTCAGGGCCTTATATTATCCCTATTTATTGGAGCGATGGTTTTCATTTTATGGATAAACCTTGATCAGGACTTTGCAAAACAGGGAGAAAATAAATCCTTTGATCCAAACCTTCTTCCTGATGTTTTCTATTATATTTTTATCATTATCAGGTTAACCGGCGCATCACTGATTGTACCCTTATTTGAAGAACTGTTCTGGCGGTCCTTTATTTTAAGATACATTATTAATCCCGACTTCACATCCATCAGGATCGGCGCCTTTACATGGCCTTCCTTTATCATCGCTTCCGTCCTCTTCGGATTAGAGCATAACCTATGGCTCGCCGGCATTGTTGCAGGCGTCCTTTACAATATGCTTCTCTACCGGACCAAAAACCTTTACCTTTGCATTATGGCCCATGGCATGACAAATCTCCTGCTGGGTATTTACGTTATTAAAACGGGCTTATGGGCGTTCTGGTAA